The Pyrus communis chromosome 12, drPyrComm1.1, whole genome shotgun sequence genomic sequence NNNNNNNNNNNNNNNNNNNNNNNNNNNNNNNNNNNNNNNNNNNNNNNNNNNNNNNNNNNNNNNNNNNNNNNNNNNNNNTTGACCGTTGTCTATCAGCTGCCTCAAACATGCAAGCTGAAACACCAAAATCAGCAAGCTTCACCGCCCCATTACTATCAAGTAAAATATTTCCAGCCTGCCAGCCAAGACATTAGCACAATCAAAAAGTGAGATCCTCAGAACAAAGGTATGAAAACAAAGCACAATGAATGATTACccacaaaatgaaacaaacctTCACATCTCTGTGAATATGACCTTGTTTATGAAGGTAAACCAAAGCCTTGAGGGTTTCCTTAAGAATAGAACCAATTGCCGACTCCTCAAACCCATCCGGATATGCGATTTTCATGAGGTGCAAACAAGAACCCTCTGCCATAAACGGCATGATCACCCAAAGGTTTCTTTCAACAACAAATGAACAAAACGCCCTCACGACATTGGGATGATCTATTAACCTCATCGTCTGCGCCTCCCTCCGGATATCCtcctacaaaacaaaacaatcacaaaacgGGTTACAAATCCGCCACAGtataaaaaaatagaacttGGGTTTTCTTCAACAGCATTCATTCCAAAAAAATTACTTCAGCAACTAAGACAATAGCATTTGCAAAAGTTACGATTTGCACTCATCGATAACAACAGTTGACGGGTTGAGGATCATAACCATATATACTCATCCAAAttaagggggtgtattcaattgggattttgagtgattttgattttttaatgaatctaggtattcaatcaggattttaagtaattttctgaaattcaagatgtattcaattagaattttaagatagtttattaaaatccttagaaatctgatgtattcaattaagattttaaagaagtttataatatttcaaatgtattcaattagaaattgattttaaagaatttgagaaagttaGAGGAATTAgtgggaattggagagatttaaGTATCCACAAATCTCGCCTCTCCTGTGAGATTTCGaggaaattgaatcaaaattttatatgaaatctctacaaatcaattgaAGTACATAAAAatccatgaatttataaatccattataatctctcaaattctcaattgaatataccTTAAATCCTAcaccaattcaaaaaataaaaaaaaataaaaagcaaaaaactTACGATTGCTCACTAATTtcacattctcaaatcaacaaatcaagcattcaagtcaGAAATTGAAGTCCAATCTCAGAACAAAGCAAAGATCTTAATTCCAACTCAAATCTAGCTTCAATTATCAACCAAACAACTAAAAACTATTCACAATAGTCATTGAAAACTACAGAATTttgggatttaaaaaaaaaaaaaatcgagacTAGTAAGAAACTGACGAAATTGCTATTGCAGCGATCGAGATCCAAGCACTTGACGGCGACGACTTCATTGAAAGGGAGATAGATCGCTCTGTAAACCGTTGCGCTGGCGCCATATCCGACCTCTTCCAGAAGCTTGTAGTCGTTCGGATTCGCCGAGTGAGACCTCGAATTGCTCCCCATCCTCCCCATCCGCTCGAGGACTTGTGCTTCAGCTATGTCGTTTTGAGGCTACGGGCTCTGCGTTTCGATTGTATTACATGGACTCGTTGACCGCCATGAGAAGCGATTGAAGAGAAGCGAGagtgaagaaagagagaagcgAGGAACAGGAACTTGGCTTTGTGTTTGTGATGAGAGAGAAGTGATGACGTGGCCGAAGTGCTGAAGGGTGAAGGGGATGCTGACACGTGGACGGGTCATTATATAAGGGACGGCGGGGACCCGTGCTCGTTTCTTTTGGCCTTTTggtaattttgctttttttatttattttttgcaatttttttactGGGTGAGTTGTTAATAATTTTGTTGCTAATTAAGTCATTATCTGTAATTTCGAATAAATTCTGATTTTTTGGAATTACagttttgaattaattatttgtctttcttaacaaaaaacaaaggagGCAAGTGGCCCTTTTACAACAGTGAAAATGTGTTGAATTCTTGCATAATTGCgtgagtttaaatttcgaagggAGGGAGAATTCGACAAAACTACATAATAGGTAGTCTAATTTAATATCGAATATGGTATCAAATGAGTAATATTACGTTACCACATATTTGTACCATCGTTTGATGATCTCCTTTTAAACCACAAAAATCCGAAAACAAAATTGTCGgcaagaaaacgaaaaatcacagaGATGAAAAGCCATGGTTCTAAGccccttgtgtttttttttttcaatctttttgtGTGCAGTAGAGTTGGTGCATGTAGAGATGGGAGAGAGAATAATTGAAGGGGAATGAGGGATAAGATTGGGGTTGCGAGGATCAGGAATTGAGATAGTTTaattcaaaatatatgaaatttaaaaactcaATTTACTCATGTGCCCTTGTCCAACTCATACATCACCTAAAATAGTATTAAATTGTGGTATAAAATTTTGGTCAAAGTAGCATTACTCTTCAGCTACAACACAAACCACatcttctctttacttgtaGTTGTCGAATTGAGGAAATCAAACATAAAGTGCATGATTAAATAACAATGCGTGAAAagctaaaaaacacaaactcgAGATTACAAGTACAAATGTAAATACTCTTAGAGCACTTTTACCGTGCTCTTTTGCCCTGTGGACAGACTCCATTTGCAATCCAATCCCCTCCCAAAGTGGTGTTAGCCCATTCGTGCAATTGGGCTAAGGGGGAGCCCGTGGGAGAGCTTAGGCACAAGTCTAAGGCCTGAGCATTTGAGGAGAAGTGATGCAAAGCTAACGTTAACCacgttataaaaaaatttgcgtCAAGCGCGTGCATAACACAGGCGCTTGGGGGGCACGTTATCGATAAGATTTCAGGCGGTGGGGCCTGCGTTGCAGCCTACTAAGTATTAGTTGAATTTGGACAGTTTGATTTCAAGATCAACAGTCCAGATTTTtctgttttaaaaattaaaaaataagaaaaaaaacataaatgtttCAAGGGGACACGTGTCACAATTTGGACTGtgggatttcaattttttttattaaaaatcatatccgaaattataaataaaattattttttattattttttaacataaaaaatactaatattttattatttattatcatGGCTATTTAGTTTAGGAATGAAAATGCAAAAgataattactgttcattacTATTCACTGAAGGGAATTGAATTGCTTATTACCAAAGAGAGCCTTTACATATTGAAAGTGCTCTTAAATCAAGTCCGCCACTGTATAATAAGTTTTGAACAATTGATAAAATGACAATTTAATTTTACAAAGTAAAAACTTAAATAGCTTTAGCTAGTGTGAGGTGCCACCATATACCAAGTCACCATCACAATAGCAAAAAATGCAAAactcaaagaaattgacgaagaTCTAGACAAGTGATGGACCATGTGGTTTAATCCCGATTCGGTGTACAGTCTCGAATggaccaaaataaaataaaatatttggtGAACATTCACATCTCATAGTATCCAGTTATCTTAATACGTGGTATAGGAATTGGATTCTTTTCgaattcaaattatgagaatcTTAGagattttacattttaattatttatcgtGTATCAtacgataaaaaattatttgactttttttatttaaaattaaacataaatagtatttaacgaaaattgatcacacgatatacgatgaatgattaaaatgtaaGAATCTTTAGAATTTCCACAGCGTGGATCCGAAGAGGCTCCTCTTCCCATGTTATATATTAGGCACAAGGACAAGAAACATCAAATGGAAAATAAGTGATGTACCTGTGTGTATATGGGTGTACTGTTTGTCTTGTATGTATCCTAGAACAAGATTTGGCTGCTGAATTTTCAGCAGCCATTCCTTCTTATATTCAATCCCAGATGGACACgtgttcaaattttaatttaaaaaaatcaaaacttgaatATATGCCCACCCGAGATTAAATGTAAGCAAGAGTGGCTGCTGAAATATTCAGCAGCCAAGTTAATTCCTATATCCTATGGGATTGTCAGCTCCTCAACTATTGAGCATGTTCATGTGTTTGGGGTTTCCCACTTGCTCGTTGTCCCTTTCCTCGACCAAGATTGCCCTTACTCGTCTTATCATTGTAAAGTTGGTCTTCTTGCCCATTTATTATATAGAAAAATGTTAcgagactctctcaaaagtaaaaattttaataaattttttgtcaTCTTATATTTTTGGTACGATGCTTATAATGTTGGTACTATAATTAATGTTAAACTATGAGAGGATAGAGAGTGTATGGAAAGTCTTGCTTTCAAATAGAGCATTTTTGTATTATATATGCACAAAGAATATCATCAATTTCCAACTTAATTAACATTAATATTAAAAGAGTGTcatagaagaaagaaaatattcaTTGATGACTAGATCGGAGATGTAATATAATTATAGTTTAGTGTGGATGTGTGTTTATTTCGTCAATTACTGTGATCAGCTGTCTAATTGACTAAGGATCCtttttggattttctttgtAAGGATTTTAGGGATCCTTTAACCGTATCCATTCATCGTAAATTGtacggtcaaaaatcattttaaaattgaatgcaaatagtacctgacaaaaatcGGTTGCACGATTTACGATGAAAGATTACGATTGAAGGATTCtctggatcctcacaaagaggatctggagaggattctcattcaaattataagaccgtccattattattatttttttttttttgaacaaacgagtTTTCTTCATTAAGAGATAGGGAAGTAGGCTAAACTTCACAATGGTtcaacaataatgtggttcaaattcacctttaacgggaatttaatctaaaaacatctcacttacaagtgaagaataaTACCACTAAATCGTAGTATTAAATGGCAAGACCGTCGATTAATCAGATCTCTCTACATGAGCAAATTTCACATCctactttctttttttctattttcatcATGCAATGTGGATTTTTAATCAGAACTGTCCCTTTTTTAAAGCAACCTTTAAAGATTATCTACACACAAAAACTAACTAATTTGCCAAAAGGTTATGATCCTTTTGGGGAAAGGAAAGGTTATGTCTTTATGCATGAtcggagagatttttcaacgtACTCAAAATATTGGACGGAAcaatatatgttattatataattcctctaattatataataatatgtaATATTCTGCTCCGTATTCTCCTCACATTAAAAATCTCTCCATAATTAATGCCATGAAAAAAGCACAAATAAGGGGGTGTTGGAATCTTCTAAGAGTGGATGAAACACTAATTGGTGTTACtccaactaacttccccacaatAGAGATTAAATCCGTGATTAGATTGAGTTGACCCAATTCATTGTCTTAAATGAAATTGATTCATACCTTGAAAATTGGAAATCATCCCAACTGTTCTTCAAaagcctttttcttttttttttctttttttttttaacaaacgatattatctacattaaagatGAATGGtaggcttagtctcacaatcggctaataataatgtggttaaaattcgcttttgacgaaaatcgaacctaaaactctcgcttataagtgaagagaaataccactaaatcgtaatactaaataattcaaaaaccaTGTTTGGTGAAAAGATAATCATTTTTGTTTGTGCTTTACAATTTAACAAATTGTCCAAAATTAGATTAGAAattgacaaaacaaaaaaccaaaaaactaaTTGGGCCTTATATTAATCTTGTGCGTCTTAAGCTTTTGGAAGAGGCTTTAGAAACAAAGTAGCCCACACCCAAACACATGACCCAGATCCCCACATCCACGGCCCATCTCACTCCTTCCATATCCATCTCCATCTCCCTCTCATCCTCACCGTCCACGTCACTCCCCATCTCCGAATCTCCACCGTCCGATCCACAGTTACAACAGCAGCCGTCCGATTCATAATCTACCTCTCCCTCCTCCGGGATCTCCTCCAACCGCTTGAACCCGCATTTCCGGTGCTTTTTCGTCTTTTTAACCACCATGCTCACTCTCTCATTCATCGCCACGTGTCCCTCCACCGCCACGCACACCTCAGCCTCCGTGAGCTCCGCCGCGACACTCTCGCCCTCCAGCACGCACTTACACTCTAATTTCCACTCTTGCCCCTCATCCTTCCTGAAAACTCCCTTCAACACCTTCTCCTCCCTCAGATACACCTCAAACCGGATCCCGTCGCCGGCCCCGACCCGTTCCCTGGACCCGAATACCACCTCTCCTTCTCTCACCTTCGCGTTCACGACCCGGTACAGCGTCACAAACGCCGGCGAGTCGGGTCGGATCTGTGACCCGTCGATCTCAAGCTCGTTTTCGTTGATCCGTGGAAGATAAATAAGACTGAGCGATTCGGGTAACGGTTCCCGGGTATTCAAACCCGAAAACCGCAGAAAAAATTCCCGAATCTTCAATCGGTCTCTGCGTGACTGGAATCCGTGGTAGTCCGTCGATCTACACATCTTGAATTTTCGTAGTTTTTGCTGCGACCCGAATTTTTGACCCGAATGGAATTCAAGTACTTGATTTGGATAGAGATATGGAAATCGTGGGATTTATATAGTGGGGAGAAACGCCGGTCGGTTCGGATTTCCGGGGTAGGGAGCACACGGTTTATGGTGCTGACGTGGGGAAAACGACAAAAGGGCCGCCAACAGGTTTTTTCTGCGTGCCGGGCTGAGAGAGAACGTAGTGGAATTAACATGTGGTATGTTATCAGCTGCTTTGCAGGTTTTGTTACCAAATTTTGGACCGTTGATTGGGTACGAGGCGGGAAGATGATGAGGGATGGACGGTTGGGTGTCGGTTTTGTGAATTTTGAGAAGAGGGATGGGAGGATTGGGTGGTTTGGGAGGTGCATGAATTTTGAGAAGAGGGTAAGAGGATTGGGTGGTTTGAAAACCCTCGATTGTCGTTTACACACAAAATTAAGACTATCACAATATATTAGGACTCAATTTGTACCACGTTATAAAAATTGACGGCCtgagggaagaagaaggaaaagttTAAATAAGATTATTCTCACTTCAACTAATACCGAGATCTTCTGTGATAACATTTCATATCTGAAAGATTGAACATAAGGTAATTATCAAATTAAGGACAACATCGATGTTGTTGAAAGTGGAGCCCTCGACCCACCTCTTTGAAAATTCCACAAAGCTCGAATTTTGCTAGAGAAGTGATCTATAAGAGGTGGATTAGATGATTGGTATTATGTATTAATGGATGAGaatcctctcctaatctaaggatgaggatcctcatgaccaagggatgtggaccgttggatgaaaatccaacggttataattattataacgtTAAAGGGACttccctgtttgtagccgttggattttcatccaacggctcaCATCCCTTGATCATGAGGATCttcatccttagattaggagaggaaCGAATAATTGTCGACAAGTGAAGCGAcctcaaaagaaagaaagaggtaCCGCGGGCGCCGAGTCATTTGCTTATTTTAGACAATAACAAGTTGTATTGAATAGTTGAAGAGCTGCCGGACACTTAGCCGACTTCTAGGAAATAGTTGTAGCACATAACCTTTCAGTTTGATGTTCGTAAGTATATCTTTCccatgaataaataaaaagctttaaaatgcttttggaatttttttattaaggaaaAGAGGATAATGAATCTCTAATATTAGTGTATTATGCTTGTCATTGCATATACATTGTGTATAATTGGATATTCTAATTATATTAGTAGCTCAGGGGTAGTGCTATTTACACACtcttttacttctcacacacccttattaattttatttattatttttcttcagtTTATTTGATCTGACAGCTGGAAATTGAGTGgtgtgtgtaagaagtaaaatgggtgtgtggaaaGCACCACCCTAAAATTAAAAGGAGAAGTGGCGTTTAATGAAGAAAAGTGATTGGAGAATTGACAATTTAATGGTCAATAGATTATTGATGTTGTCGTATCTCAAAAGTGGATGTTTTGGACATTTCAGGTTGTCCAAATTAATGCACCTGTGGTTTGGCATGTTCGTTTTGAGCCCGTAATACATGGATTCGAAGAGAACGACAAGATCTACAAGACTTGTTGCAAACAATAAGCACATTCAGAATTTGGCCGAATTGCAGCGTTTAATTGCCAAAAAcaagattttattattttaatacaattttgatatttgtttgGTTCCTTTTCTATTTGAATTCATAGGATTTCTAGGGTTAAGTTACCTTATAAATAAGTCATCTTGGCTTGGtttgtaattaatttatattgttATCAATTCAACTTTAGAGTTTTCTCTATTTTCAGGTGAATTTCAGATTGCTTATGAACTTCAGTTTATTTGCTAGTGGACTCTAGCTTTAGGATTTCATGATTTCCTTTGTGTTATATCTCGATGCATCATATTAACAGTCCAAAAAGGTTTAACATTTGAATTATACTCATCAAAATCTAGTTGCTCTATTATAGAAGTGTATGATGATTTTTCTTATGTTTGGATGGGGAATTTCCAAATTACAAAGGATTGAGATCAAACTAGTAAGAAATTGATCATAAATATTTGAAGAATTAAAAATCCCCGTATACGCACTACAAGGACATGTAAAGGAACTTGCGTATGTCTATTTCAAGGGTGTCATCTACAAATGAAATCTCTTATACGTGCCTTTGTAACGCTCatgtaaaaaaatttctaatctcttttatgaatattttatgaTTCATTTCTTCTTGACCTCTAGCTCTTGGGACTTCAAAATCCTTGGCCCTAACTGTTCCCTAATTAGGGCAGCACAAATATGAGTTTAATTCATCATGTAACACCTTGAGGTGTTCTAAATTTCTGATCCTGCCCAAATACAAAATACTCCAAGGACACGCATGCAGCACACGCACAGAAAGGAGCCTTTGCATAAACACGAGTCAATAACAATGGCTTGACACATGGCAAAAGAACAACTTGACAGCTGCTACTTTGTTTTGCAAACCGTTGTATGGTTTAAGTAGTGTATTTATTAGGAATAAGGTTAAGTCGATGTTTAATGTTAATTAAGGGAATAATTAATATCGTAACCGAGATTAGTGAATCTCTCCCAAAATGGTACTCTCCAACCTTTCACTCTTTTTTCTCACAAAGTACACCATGACTTCATCTTTCTTCATCATGTAATCATGAACAGATTGAATGATTTCTGAAAACTCTGCATTATATTTTACACAAAATATGTGATGAACACTATGAAAAATGGGTCCCATATCAGAATGTTTAGTCAAATCTTCTTTACAAAGTGGTTGTTTATAGGGTTTGGAGTTTATCACGAAGAACATGGTAGTTGTTCTTATTGCTGTGGTTTTCATGGATTGCAGCCCCACTCTCTCCTTTTTATCTTTAAGAAGAGATGAACAAGAAAAATGCTAAAGCCTGACAAGAAGTGTGGTGCACAGAGGCTTCTCTGCCTGCCACATTGAAAAGTTGGAGGCATGGACCATGTTAGATTAGCCTAATATTCCTAACCATTGTACTGGGATCCTAAAAGAAAACGTCAATTTCAAATCAAGTAAAAGGGATAATGTGCAAATTATGTCATTCTCTCTTTGCTGCCAAAAAGAAAGTTTGAGCTTCAACTTCCAATCTGCAAACTCAcgagagaaatgttaaggagactctcaaaatgagattttttacgGACTTTTTGgcacctcacagtttaacgttaatttccGTACCAACTGTATTAAACATTGTACCAAAAACCCCGAGGTGACAGAGAGTTCATTAAGACTGGAAAGTCCCACTTTTAAGAGAATCTCCTTACCGTTTCTCATcccatatatattatgattgcACAAGCCACTAGGTGACAAAGGTTGCCTCAATGCTTCACTAAGGTGATGATATCTATGATTGCAAAAGCCACTTAGGTGAAGAttttctccttcatttggtCAGTTTCGTCACATTACAACCCACCCAAAGTCCTCATCCAAGAAGGCAAGGACAAAACATACCAtgatacattaaaaaaaaggttgcaTCAATAAATAGGAATTGGATTAGGGTAGTTGCTTGTAAAACTTATGGTAGAAGTATGTTGATCGATATCCTAACTTTTAAATTGAGCAAACATATATGTCTCCGAGGAGCACAAGCCTAACCTATATATAACTTGTTCaatcccaaaaagaaaaaagtacaaatattttttttgaaaaaaaattagtgagtTCTGGTCTTATGGAAAGTTTTAACGTTTGAAGGCATATTGTAGTAACGTTATCTTTCAAACTTTATTTGCAAGTGTGTGAAGAGATTGTGCAAATACGTTTTGTTGTTACAACGAAGCTCAATGCACAAGTAAGTCTAACAAGATGACTCGATATTCTTGGAAACTAATATGTGCACTATTTAGTTCCTAGTAGTTGTTCATAgaaaaatttgaagaagagaTACTTTTGGTGTATATGAATCAAATCTTAATAAGCAAATTAATATCTTTATATATTATTTGAAATGTGTGACGATAAGTCACGAATCGCTTGGCCATATAAATTATGCAAAAAATATAtttccaaaagagaaaaagaaaaagaaaagggctaGTAATCATATTTGATTGGAACCCACAAATACACCATAAGCTTCTTGATATCTTCACAAATTATTGGTTATTATATTTTGTGAACTATTGGATGATGTACACACCTACAAAATCTTGAAACCTTTAAATCAGGCCATGCCTATTACCTATTTCCCTCCCAAATTTCAACATGGGTGTATTTTAAGGGTGCCTATTACccatttctctctccttctcccttTTGTCCTTCTTGCCTGGGTTTGGTCTTTGGTCATCGATTGATTTCTGGGTGGGGATTTTCGAGTCGTCGTTCAAAGATGGGAAGGGCGCAGATGTTCatacaaattgaagaaattgaatTGCAGTAATGAAAGAAAACAGAAATTTTACAAGAAAATCCAACTTAATGAGGTGCTatctggagagagagagaaagatatagAGAAAAATTGTCTGGATTGGGTTTGTGCAGTTGGAGTGGCGGTGAGGAAAGTAGATGTGAGGGCGGTAGTTTGTCTAGGTTTACAAATAACAATATGTTttctctttttcaatttttttttgtctt encodes the following:
- the LOC137711663 gene encoding uncharacterized protein yields the protein MCRSTDYHGFQSRRDRLKIREFFLRFSGLNTREPLPESLSLIYLPRINENELEIDGSQIRPDSPAFVTLYRVVNAKVREGEVVFGSRERVGAGDGIRFEVYLREEKVLKGVFRKDEGQEWKLECKCVLEGESVAAELTEAEVCVAVEGHVAMNERVSMVVKKTKKHRKCGFKRLEEIPEEGEVDYESDGCCCNCGSDGGDSEMGSDVDGEDEREMEMDMEGVRWAVDVGIWVMCLGVGYFVSKASSKSLRRTRLI